A genome region from Paenibacillus pabuli includes the following:
- a CDS encoding response regulator transcription factor: MPHSRKILIIEDEQDISRIVRDYLNKNQYDAAVAATGQDGLQLMDMLQPDYIILDIMLPDMDGIDVCREIRQRNNIPILILSARGSDTDKVLGLGFGADDYMTKPFSLSELLARINAHFRRYDRLTSERDETHLLRLSNLVIDKKAYKVTRSGSEISLSAKEFELLYYLASHKNQVFSKSQLLDAVWGYDAYGDENTVTVYIRRLREKVEATPSQPVVLKTVWGVGYKFNHE, encoded by the coding sequence ATGCCTCATTCACGTAAAATACTCATTATTGAAGACGAGCAGGACATTTCACGCATTGTAAGAGACTATCTGAACAAAAATCAATACGACGCCGCAGTTGCCGCCACTGGACAAGATGGATTGCAGCTGATGGACATGCTGCAGCCGGACTATATCATTCTGGACATTATGCTTCCGGATATGGACGGTATCGATGTATGTCGTGAAATAAGGCAAAGAAACAATATTCCCATTCTCATCCTGAGTGCAAGAGGAAGTGATACAGACAAGGTGCTTGGTTTGGGCTTTGGGGCAGATGATTATATGACAAAACCCTTTTCCCTGAGTGAGCTGCTTGCGCGAATCAATGCTCATTTCAGGCGGTATGACCGTCTTACATCCGAGCGTGACGAGACACATCTCCTTCGTCTGTCCAATCTGGTGATCGACAAAAAAGCGTACAAGGTTACGCGAAGCGGAAGTGAAATTTCACTTTCTGCGAAGGAATTCGAACTGCTGTATTACCTGGCGAGCCACAAAAACCAGGTGTTTTCCAAGTCGCAGTTACTGGATGCCGTTTGGGGATATGATGCTTACGGGGATGAAAATACGGTCACTGTATATATCCGAAGGTTGAGAGAGAAAGTTGAAGCCACCCCCTCCCAACCCGTTGTTCTGAAGACAGTCTGGGGAGTCGGTTACAAATTCAACCACGAATAA
- a CDS encoding helix-turn-helix domain-containing protein — MKTSVLICDYSYHYKAFNHNMKGELQTYLFRLQTEGSCKVYVQDEEFTMTSGDLLLLKPGDDYHLVVEEPHKEGRLSSGDYYLFCEGSWIDQWWKRIQRPTVNRIGLDDKLVSLWRNILLEQRRGPLEENEELKDALLRGLCLYIDRAINESLQTDRSVSSTLKLKRFIEEHATVTFKLEEAARYAGLSLSRAVRLFKEHYGKTMIQYAIEIRLNVALERMKYSEMTLEHIAETCGFASYSYFHRVFRAHFGMSPLEYLKSHSHPSFDMEHV; from the coding sequence TTGAAGACTTCAGTACTGATCTGTGACTACTCTTATCACTACAAGGCATTTAACCACAACATGAAGGGCGAGCTGCAGACCTACCTGTTCCGTCTGCAAACCGAAGGCTCTTGCAAGGTATATGTGCAGGATGAGGAATTTACGATGACCAGCGGGGATTTGCTGCTGTTGAAACCAGGAGATGACTATCATCTCGTGGTCGAAGAACCGCATAAGGAAGGCCGATTGTCCAGCGGGGACTATTATTTGTTCTGTGAAGGATCCTGGATTGATCAATGGTGGAAGCGAATTCAGCGTCCTACCGTGAACCGAATTGGACTGGATGACAAGCTGGTCAGCCTCTGGCGCAATATTTTGCTGGAGCAGCGCAGGGGACCTCTTGAAGAAAATGAGGAGTTAAAAGACGCGTTATTACGCGGACTCTGTCTGTACATCGACCGCGCCATCAATGAAAGTCTCCAGACGGATCGGAGCGTCTCCTCCACCCTGAAGCTAAAGCGATTCATTGAGGAACATGCTACCGTTACCTTTAAACTTGAAGAGGCAGCCCGTTATGCCGGTCTAAGCCTGTCACGCGCCGTACGGCTGTTCAAGGAGCACTACGGCAAAACCATGATTCAGTACGCCATTGAAATTCGCCTCAATGTGGCATTGGAACGCATGAAATACAGCGAGATGACACTGGAGCATATTGCCGAGACATGCGGCTTCGCCAGCTATTCCTATTTCCACCGGGTATTCCGCGCTCACTTCGGGATGTCTCCCCTGGAATATCTGAAATCCCATTCTCACCCCTCTTTTGATATGGAACATGTGTAA
- a CDS encoding sugar phosphate isomerase/epimerase family protein codes for MKKLNIGLQLFTLRDETAADFPGTLRKVAELGYEGVEFAGYGDIPAEEMKALLDELGLKGFSSHVSLHAMREDLQKQIDYLKTIGAQYMICPYLMPEDRPDNAEGWTKLFAELQQYGAEAAKQGLIFGYHNHDFEFHGQVGDKNAFDAMFAETTPEAVQVEMDVCWVQFAGQNPIEYINQYAGRLPLLHLKDFSKDEQGQMKTLELGQGSVDLPAVIEASTSAGVEWLIVEQDVCQNPPLESVANSYNWLKQNYLNQF; via the coding sequence ATGAAAAAACTTAACATTGGTTTGCAATTGTTCACCCTCCGTGATGAAACTGCAGCAGATTTCCCTGGCACATTGCGCAAGGTAGCAGAGCTTGGTTATGAAGGTGTGGAATTCGCTGGTTATGGTGACATTCCTGCCGAAGAGATGAAAGCATTGCTGGATGAGCTAGGTCTCAAAGGATTCAGCAGCCACGTTTCCCTGCACGCGATGCGCGAAGATTTACAAAAACAAATTGATTACCTCAAAACGATTGGGGCTCAATATATGATCTGTCCTTACCTCATGCCTGAAGATCGTCCTGACAATGCTGAAGGCTGGACTAAGTTGTTCGCTGAACTGCAGCAATATGGTGCGGAAGCAGCGAAACAAGGTTTGATCTTTGGTTATCACAACCATGACTTCGAATTCCATGGCCAAGTTGGCGACAAAAATGCCTTTGATGCCATGTTCGCTGAAACTACGCCTGAGGCTGTACAAGTGGAAATGGACGTATGTTGGGTCCAATTTGCGGGACAAAATCCGATCGAATATATTAATCAATATGCGGGCCGACTGCCGCTTCTGCATCTGAAGGACTTCAGCAAAGACGAACAAGGTCAGATGAAAACATTGGAACTGGGACAAGGTTCGGTTGACCTGCCAGCAGTTATTGAAGCATCAACGAGTGCAGGCGTGGAATGGCTGATCGTGGAACAGGACGTATGTCAGAATCCTCCGCTTGAAAGCGTAGCCAACAGCTATAACTGGCTGAAACAAAACTATCTGAACCAATTTTAA
- a CDS encoding Gfo/Idh/MocA family protein, with translation MSKIKVAVFGCGAIAERRHIPEYAANENVELVAFADPVVERAEKMAETYGGKAYSSYEELLANETVDAVSVCTPNYLHASMAIAAANAGKHVLVEKPMAVTTEEGEQMIEAAKKNGVYLMVGHNQRLMPPHVKAKEILDSGKLGKVLNFRTSFGHPGPEAWSVDGAESWFFRKEEAIMGAMGDLGVHKSDFIRYLLNDEVSEVAGFISTLHKEGTQVDDNATCLLRMKSGAIGTLVASWTQYRAGDNSTVLWCENGVMKIGTVEGDEVIVELTNGTVETYKVGAMATNEKQVPSGVIDAFVESIVTQTPPTISGEEGLRSLQVILAAFESEKTGQIVKL, from the coding sequence ATGAGTAAAATTAAAGTTGCTGTATTCGGCTGTGGAGCTATTGCTGAACGCAGACATATTCCAGAATACGCCGCTAATGAAAACGTAGAACTTGTTGCTTTTGCCGATCCAGTTGTGGAGCGTGCGGAGAAAATGGCCGAAACTTATGGCGGTAAAGCGTACTCCAGCTATGAAGAGCTGCTTGCAAACGAAACGGTTGATGCTGTTAGCGTATGCACGCCTAACTATCTGCATGCCTCCATGGCCATTGCCGCTGCGAATGCAGGCAAGCACGTGCTGGTTGAGAAGCCAATGGCTGTTACAACCGAAGAAGGCGAGCAAATGATTGAAGCTGCCAAGAAAAATGGTGTGTATCTGATGGTTGGACACAACCAACGCCTGATGCCTCCACACGTCAAAGCAAAAGAAATTCTGGATTCCGGCAAACTGGGTAAAGTGCTGAACTTCCGTACTTCCTTTGGTCACCCAGGACCGGAAGCATGGAGTGTAGACGGAGCAGAGAGCTGGTTCTTCCGTAAGGAAGAAGCCATTATGGGCGCCATGGGTGATCTGGGCGTACACAAGTCTGACTTCATCCGCTATTTGCTGAACGATGAAGTGTCCGAAGTGGCTGGGTTCATCAGCACCCTGCACAAAGAAGGCACCCAAGTGGATGACAATGCGACATGCTTGCTTCGCATGAAGAGTGGTGCCATTGGTACGCTCGTTGCCAGCTGGACTCAATACAGAGCTGGGGATAACAGTACGGTTCTGTGGTGTGAAAATGGTGTCATGAAAATCGGAACGGTCGAAGGCGACGAAGTAATTGTTGAGCTGACCAACGGTACGGTTGAAACGTACAAAGTTGGTGCTATGGCAACCAATGAGAAGCAGGTACCAAGTGGTGTAATCGATGCATTTGTGGAATCCATTGTGACTCAAACGCCTCCAACCATTTCCGGTGAAGAAGGTCTTCGTTCCCTGCAAGTCATTCTGGCAGCGTTCGAATCCGAGAAGACAGGCCAAATCGTTAAACTGTAA
- a CDS encoding aldo/keto reductase: MEFITINGAGKPISRLIKGTDYFVHDAYEKAAANMDAFLAIGGNTVDTAHIYCGGQSEEVLGRYMQERGNRDQVVILTKGAHHDMNGPRVNADAIRSDLLDSLERLQTEHVELYALHRDDPNIPVGTILEALNEHIESGKIGAIGASNWTWQRLEEANTYAAAHGLKGFTFSSPNLSLAKANEPFWAGCVSADAETLAWHERTQLPLLSWSSQARGFFTGRFTPEVRDNADLVRVFYSDGNWERLRRAGELAESKNTTAIQIALAYVLNQSFPTCALIGAQNRDELLSCDEGSRLTLTADEIAWLDLASDAKPVV; encoded by the coding sequence ATGGAATTCATTACGATTAATGGTGCAGGAAAACCCATTTCCCGATTGATCAAAGGTACGGATTATTTTGTGCATGATGCTTACGAAAAGGCTGCAGCGAACATGGACGCATTTCTGGCGATTGGCGGAAACACCGTGGATACGGCTCACATCTATTGCGGCGGACAGAGTGAAGAAGTGCTCGGACGCTACATGCAGGAGCGCGGCAATCGTGATCAGGTTGTCATTCTGACGAAAGGCGCGCACCATGATATGAACGGCCCCCGTGTCAATGCCGATGCGATTCGCAGTGATCTTTTGGACAGTCTGGAACGTCTGCAAACGGAGCATGTCGAGCTGTATGCATTGCACCGGGACGACCCGAATATTCCTGTTGGCACCATTCTTGAAGCACTGAATGAGCATATTGAGTCTGGTAAAATTGGTGCAATCGGGGCCTCCAACTGGACTTGGCAGCGTCTGGAGGAAGCCAACACGTATGCGGCTGCACATGGCCTGAAGGGCTTCACATTCAGCAGCCCGAATCTCAGCCTGGCCAAGGCGAACGAACCGTTCTGGGCTGGCTGTGTGTCGGCAGATGCGGAGACGCTGGCATGGCATGAACGGACACAGCTTCCGCTGCTGTCGTGGTCTTCACAGGCACGTGGATTCTTCACGGGCCGATTCACGCCGGAGGTACGGGACAATGCCGATCTGGTTCGTGTCTTCTACAGTGACGGTAACTGGGAAAGACTGCGCCGTGCCGGAGAATTGGCCGAATCGAAAAATACAACGGCCATCCAGATTGCGTTAGCTTATGTATTGAATCAATCCTTCCCGACCTGTGCACTGATCGGCGCGCAGAATCGCGATGAGTTATTATCCTGCGACGAAGGCTCTCGCCTGACCCTGACTGCGGACGAAATCGCTTGGCTTGACCTTGCGAGCGATGCCAAACCGGTTGTATAA
- a CDS encoding Gfo/Idh/MocA family protein, with protein sequence MNSDRKLRWGILGSASIAKGSVIPGLQQSELNEVAAIASRDEEKAKQTADQLGIPQAYGSYEALLEDDSIDAVYIPLPNHLHREWTIRAAEAGKHILCEKPLALTEQEAHEMAQACDDAGVLLAEAFMYRHHPRYDQIRDVIASGEIGEIRGIHSTFSFNNSGSSGNVRFKREWGGGALYDIGCYSISAARLLLGQEPSAVTVIGMFSPEHDHVDMMASGLLEFNDHVGVTFDSSMWAAFRNTLEVLGSDGIIEVPSAFISNPDRSSNFYVTAGGERREVEVPQVNHYSLQGDDMARAVLQGKDLRFASSDAVANMKVLEACLRSAEERTRITL encoded by the coding sequence ATGAATTCAGATCGAAAATTGCGCTGGGGCATTCTTGGTAGCGCTAGCATTGCCAAAGGTTCTGTCATTCCTGGTTTGCAACAATCGGAGTTGAATGAAGTGGCTGCGATCGCAAGCCGGGACGAGGAAAAAGCGAAACAAACTGCTGATCAGCTTGGAATCCCCCAGGCTTACGGCAGCTATGAAGCACTACTGGAGGATGACTCCATTGACGCTGTTTATATTCCCCTGCCCAACCATCTCCACCGGGAGTGGACGATCCGTGCGGCTGAAGCAGGCAAACATATTTTGTGCGAGAAACCACTCGCGTTAACCGAGCAGGAAGCTCACGAGATGGCGCAAGCCTGTGATGATGCCGGAGTACTGCTCGCCGAGGCTTTCATGTATCGTCATCATCCCCGTTACGACCAGATCAGAGACGTGATCGCCAGCGGTGAAATTGGGGAAATTCGCGGCATTCATAGTACATTTTCGTTCAATAATTCCGGCTCATCAGGCAATGTCAGGTTCAAGCGTGAATGGGGCGGCGGTGCTCTCTATGATATTGGCTGTTATTCCATTAGTGCAGCACGACTGCTGCTCGGCCAGGAACCTTCTGCGGTTACGGTTATCGGCATGTTCTCCCCTGAGCACGACCATGTCGACATGATGGCTTCGGGATTGCTTGAATTCAATGACCATGTCGGCGTTACGTTTGACAGCAGTATGTGGGCTGCATTCCGCAATACACTGGAGGTGCTGGGATCGGATGGCATTATCGAAGTTCCGTCCGCATTTATCAGCAATCCGGACCGCAGCTCGAACTTCTACGTCACAGCTGGTGGCGAGCGCAGGGAAGTTGAGGTCCCTCAGGTCAATCATTACTCCCTGCAGGGGGATGACATGGCACGTGCCGTACTTCAAGGAAAAGATCTGCGTTTTGCTTCTTCCGATGCGGTAGCCAATATGAAGGTGCTCGAAGCTTGTCTTCGTTCGGCAGAGGAACGTACACGAATTACACTATAA
- a CDS encoding AraC family transcriptional regulator, producing MMRQTVLLTLQDIPYFCYPESVGHYVDHPEHSVLRETGALNNFNIHYVASGKGYVEADGIIHELRAGQAVLYFPQQRQHYYSSEDDPWDVRWVHFYGERLHDYMIERGLHRNLLWTLRQQAPWEEAHLALLDEAEQNRMLRPAQLSTLTYAVLAEFVQHAVPLKNTRTSQAENRILGLLPQMQQEACQPFLLQDWADLAGVSSYYFCKLFKSAVEMTPMEFVTRSRLQMAKQWLLERPTANIGQIAEEAGYPNASYFNRQFMAHEGMTPTEYRGLYHN from the coding sequence ATGATGAGACAAACCGTATTGCTTACCCTTCAGGATATTCCATATTTTTGTTATCCCGAGTCCGTTGGGCATTATGTGGACCACCCAGAGCATTCTGTATTGCGGGAGACTGGTGCCCTTAATAACTTCAATATTCACTATGTTGCTTCTGGTAAGGGGTATGTGGAAGCGGACGGGATTATACATGAGCTTCGGGCGGGTCAGGCGGTACTTTATTTCCCGCAGCAGCGCCAGCATTATTACAGCAGTGAAGACGATCCGTGGGATGTACGTTGGGTTCACTTTTATGGCGAACGTCTCCATGACTATATGATTGAACGGGGGCTGCATCGCAATTTGCTGTGGACCCTGCGGCAGCAGGCCCCCTGGGAAGAGGCTCATCTGGCTTTGCTGGACGAAGCCGAGCAGAATCGGATGCTGCGTCCGGCCCAGCTGTCCACGTTGACGTATGCCGTACTGGCCGAGTTTGTCCAGCATGCGGTGCCTCTGAAGAATACACGTACCAGCCAAGCGGAGAACCGGATTCTCGGATTGCTCCCGCAGATGCAGCAGGAGGCATGTCAGCCGTTTTTGCTGCAGGATTGGGCAGATTTGGCGGGGGTCAGTTCATATTATTTTTGCAAATTGTTCAAGAGTGCAGTTGAGATGACACCGATGGAATTCGTAACCCGGTCCCGGCTGCAAATGGCGAAGCAGTGGCTGCTCGAACGCCCAACGGCCAATATAGGACAGATTGCCGAGGAGGCGGGATACCCGAACGCCAGTTATTTCAACCGTCAGTTCATGGCGCATGAAGGGATGACACCTACGGAATACCGAGGACTTTATCACAATTAA
- a CDS encoding Rrf2 family transcriptional regulator yields MKYSKATNYALHTMLHLVITEPEQLVSVHQLADLQKVSPTYLSKILTKLVKAGMIESTSGANGGYRLSRKNPDPSFLEIIHAIEGQASLFECSQNHNEGCLIQQVMIHAEEQMENYLSNKKMSELAAQMKGAHRG; encoded by the coding sequence ATGAAATATTCAAAAGCAACCAACTATGCCTTGCATACCATGCTTCACCTTGTAATTACCGAACCGGAGCAGCTGGTTAGTGTTCATCAACTGGCTGATTTGCAGAAAGTATCGCCAACCTATCTGTCCAAAATATTAACTAAGCTGGTTAAGGCGGGCATGATTGAATCGACTTCCGGAGCCAATGGTGGCTATCGTCTGAGTCGCAAAAATCCGGATCCTTCGTTCCTGGAGATTATTCACGCCATTGAAGGACAGGCTTCCCTGTTCGAATGCTCTCAGAATCACAACGAGGGCTGTTTGATTCAACAAGTCATGATTCATGCCGAAGAACAGATGGAGAACTATCTAAGCAATAAGAAAATGTCCGAACTGGCTGCTCAGATGAAGGGTGCACATCGGGGATAA
- a CDS encoding nuclear transport factor 2 family protein: MSQSTITGLEQLLALENIRNTKARYCRFIDTKQWDALGDVFAPDAVADFSTEGNPIPVLTGRDTIVQVFRDLVDVAVTVHHVHSAEVEFVSENEARVISPMEDWVTFPEGNENKSFHGFGHYHETFVQIDGQWYIKHTSLKRLRLDLFE, translated from the coding sequence ATGAGCCAATCAACCATCACAGGACTTGAACAATTGCTTGCACTGGAAAATATCCGCAATACGAAGGCACGCTATTGCCGCTTTATTGATACGAAGCAGTGGGACGCACTGGGTGATGTGTTTGCTCCGGATGCAGTAGCTGATTTCAGTACAGAAGGTAACCCCATTCCAGTATTAACGGGCCGTGACACTATTGTTCAGGTATTCCGCGATCTGGTGGATGTTGCCGTAACGGTGCATCACGTACACAGCGCCGAGGTTGAATTTGTATCCGAGAACGAAGCCAGGGTCATTTCTCCGATGGAGGATTGGGTGACGTTCCCCGAAGGCAATGAGAACAAATCCTTTCACGGATTTGGACATTACCATGAGACGTTTGTTCAGATCGACGGTCAATGGTATATCAAGCATACAAGCTTGAAGCGTCTGCGTTTGGATCTGTTTGAATAG
- a CDS encoding MFS transporter → MNNTATASSGERTTGLQEGLIVSLLGFTVVLVVMNTMMFNLALPKIAAEFQLSSVASSWIVTGYSIVFAISSITFSRLSDFVPIRTLFTTGLTLLGAASVLGFFSNHFIILLCARLIQAAGAASVPGLAIVLITRYVPSERRGKSMAVIMSASSLGLGLGPVIGGSITQFLGWHDLFIVTGLTLFLIPVFFKLLPSEMPQKGSFDLLGALLLAIGTTGVLLFLTSREWVTLVVGVAALLLFWLRIRRAVDPFVQPALFKNKKYMMLSSLGIVSYINNFSTLFLLPQILAHLYALTPAQSGLVIFPGAVVSMLLSNRIGRMIDRHGNTLLLRFAPWLLLAAAGLFALFADNSIYAIMVIYILLSVGFSALTTSVSNELSNNLTMDQVGAGMGLFQLSQFFSGAFSVAVTGVALTAMQQLSLSSAYTNIFWGMTVVALASVMFSWVYLSMQSRKKASSASS, encoded by the coding sequence ATGAACAACACTGCAACCGCATCATCCGGGGAACGAACGACCGGACTACAGGAAGGGTTAATTGTAAGTTTGCTCGGTTTCACAGTTGTTCTCGTCGTCATGAATACGATGATGTTCAATCTGGCCCTGCCCAAAATTGCAGCCGAATTCCAGCTCTCATCCGTTGCTTCTTCCTGGATCGTTACAGGTTATTCCATCGTTTTTGCCATATCGTCGATTACCTTTTCGCGCCTATCGGACTTTGTACCAATTCGGACCTTGTTTACAACCGGTCTCACTTTGCTTGGTGCAGCATCCGTTCTGGGATTCTTCAGCAATCACTTCATTATCCTGCTCTGTGCACGCCTGATTCAGGCAGCAGGCGCCGCATCCGTGCCGGGACTTGCCATCGTGCTCATCACACGATACGTTCCAAGTGAAAGACGGGGTAAATCCATGGCGGTGATTATGTCTGCCAGTTCCCTTGGTCTTGGACTCGGTCCTGTCATCGGGGGAAGTATTACCCAATTCCTTGGATGGCATGATCTCTTTATTGTAACGGGGTTAACGTTATTCCTGATCCCTGTGTTCTTCAAACTGCTTCCGAGTGAAATGCCGCAAAAGGGGTCCTTCGACTTGTTGGGCGCACTGCTTCTGGCGATCGGAACCACAGGGGTTCTTCTGTTCCTTACTTCACGTGAGTGGGTAACTCTCGTTGTTGGTGTCGCAGCATTACTTTTGTTCTGGCTGCGGATTCGCCGTGCGGTCGATCCTTTTGTTCAGCCAGCCCTGTTCAAAAACAAAAAATATATGATGCTCAGCTCGCTCGGGATCGTCTCTTACATCAACAACTTCTCGACTCTGTTCCTGCTGCCGCAAATTTTGGCTCACCTGTACGCCTTAACACCAGCCCAATCCGGACTTGTCATCTTCCCTGGTGCAGTTGTTTCCATGCTGCTCTCCAACCGGATTGGCCGAATGATTGACAGGCACGGCAATACATTGCTGCTTAGATTTGCACCATGGCTGCTGCTGGCTGCCGCCGGATTGTTCGCTCTGTTTGCAGACAACAGCATCTATGCCATTATGGTCATTTATATTCTGCTGAGTGTAGGTTTCTCTGCTCTCACAACCAGCGTTTCCAACGAACTGTCCAATAACCTGACGATGGATCAGGTGGGCGCAGGCATGGGCCTATTCCAGCTCAGCCAGTTCTTCAGCGGTGCATTCAGTGTGGCCGTAACCGGTGTGGCTCTGACTGCGATGCAGCAACTGTCCCTATCGTCAGCCTACACGAATATTTTCTGGGGTATGACCGTGGTTGCTCTGGCATCCGTGATGTTCTCTTGGGTATACCTGTCCATGCAGTCCCGCAAAAAAGCCTCTTCCGCTTCGTCCTAA
- a CDS encoding ArsR/SmtB family transcription factor — translation MKILHHPSVEDIELSSVLYALSDPTRLGIVAEAAKSGEQPCSHFNAPVVKSTMSHHIRTLREAGVIRVRVQGTQHFLTLRTEDLEARFPGLMQPLLQAADQASTHHS, via the coding sequence ATGAAAATTTTGCATCATCCTTCAGTAGAGGATATTGAACTTTCTTCCGTGTTGTATGCTTTGAGCGATCCAACCCGTCTTGGCATTGTTGCGGAAGCAGCCAAGAGTGGAGAGCAGCCCTGCAGTCACTTTAATGCACCTGTTGTGAAATCCACGATGTCCCATCATATTCGCACCCTGCGAGAAGCTGGCGTCATTCGAGTACGTGTGCAGGGTACCCAGCATTTCCTTACACTGAGAACGGAGGATCTGGAAGCACGATTTCCAGGGCTCATGCAGCCTTTACTGCAGGCTGCTGATCAGGCGTCCACCCATCATTCCTAA
- a CDS encoding aspartyl-phosphate phosphatase Spo0E family protein: MVHNPETIQECIEKARQRLYQIANSHAELMHPEVIRQSMILDELINEYNKAIRLNRKTPRDKSPGMR; this comes from the coding sequence ATGGTGCATAATCCGGAAACCATTCAGGAATGTATCGAAAAGGCACGGCAAAGGCTCTACCAGATCGCAAATTCACATGCGGAATTAATGCATCCGGAGGTCATTCGTCAATCGATGATTCTGGATGAGTTAATTAATGAATATAACAAAGCCATTCGGTTAAACAGAAAAACACCCCGAGACAAAAGCCCCGGGATGAGATGA
- a CDS encoding carbohydrate ABC transporter permease has product MYHKTTGYRIFNGFNLFFIAAVSLLCVLPLVHILAVSFSGKAAASANLVTLWPIDFTVDAYTKTFGNSNFLSALWISVQRTVLGTLLSMVLVILTAYPLSKESLHFKGRSMYAWFFIFTMLFSGGLIPSYILIQKLGLINTLWALILPGAVAVWNLILMMNFFRNVPKELEEAAFIDGANHITTLFRIYLPVSMPAIATISLFTMVGQWNSWFDGLIYMNDASKYPLATLMQTIIVQQDFSNMNVDATQLQNMSQRTVNAAQIFIGALPILLVYPFLQRFFVKGIVLGAVKE; this is encoded by the coding sequence GTGTATCACAAAACGACCGGATACCGGATATTCAATGGCTTCAACCTGTTCTTCATTGCGGCCGTTTCACTGCTGTGTGTGCTGCCGCTCGTTCATATTCTGGCCGTTTCTTTCAGCGGCAAGGCGGCCGCTTCTGCCAATCTGGTCACGCTCTGGCCAATTGATTTTACGGTAGACGCCTATACCAAAACGTTTGGGAACAGCAACTTTCTCAGTGCCCTCTGGATCTCGGTTCAGCGTACCGTTCTTGGTACACTGCTCAGTATGGTGCTGGTCATCCTGACGGCATATCCATTATCGAAGGAAAGTCTTCATTTCAAGGGACGTTCTATGTATGCTTGGTTTTTTATCTTCACGATGCTGTTCAGCGGCGGGCTGATCCCGTCCTACATTTTGATTCAAAAGCTGGGGCTGATCAACACGCTGTGGGCACTGATTTTGCCAGGAGCGGTTGCGGTCTGGAACCTGATTCTGATGATGAACTTCTTCCGTAACGTTCCGAAAGAGCTGGAAGAGGCGGCTTTTATTGATGGAGCTAACCATATTACGACCTTGTTTCGGATCTATCTGCCTGTGTCCATGCCCGCAATTGCGACGATCTCGCTATTCACCATGGTAGGCCAATGGAACTCCTGGTTTGACGGGCTCATCTATATGAATGATGCTTCCAAATATCCGCTGGCTACGTTGATGCAGACCATTATCGTACAGCAGGACTTCTCCAACATGAACGTCGATGCAACGCAGCTTCAGAACATGTCTCAACGTACGGTCAATGCGGCTCAGATCTTCATTGGCGCTCTGCCGATCCTGCTTGTGTATCCATTCCTGCAGCGTTTCTTCGTCAAGGGGATTGTGCTTGGGGCGGTAAAAGAATAG